The Gossypium hirsutum isolate 1008001.06 chromosome A03, Gossypium_hirsutum_v2.1, whole genome shotgun sequence genome contains the following window.
tatttacaaattctatcaatttgatcctcaaacttcctaacaaaagcttttaacttttaaaacaaaggcattcccaaaaaagaaaaaaaaattctctcaacTGACGAGCCATTTTTCGAGTCAATTCTTGATATCAATGAGTTTatcttgaaactttaattttcttttctttttttattcattttcttctaaatataatattttattaaatctttgattgataaaattttggctaaaaaaatggaaaaacctTTAAAATGAACACTTTAAATTTACTCTTGTTGTTAACCATATTATATTTCCTTGAAGATACATAAAAATAGTCCTCGAAGTTGCTCcttgaaattgaaaattaaatccaaagttaaaagaatatgactttgaaaaattcaattgttgaatcaataattatataagaaaaaattatgaaccataaaaaaatgtgaaagaattaattgaatttccttctgttatattgataatatttttttaattttataaactgaTTAAGATATCATTAtgtgttctatttatttttgattatttgttTTTAACTTTTAAGTCCACAATAAGCAATATGTATCACTAATAACCTGATTTAGTGCCAAATCAtctatcaaattaattaataactaaaattatGCTAGTTGAAGTGAAAATTAtcttttacaaatattaaattatttatataattttattatatatattatatttttaatatttttatttaatggtgttttatttttttcagtaCAAATGACAGTCAATTAATGGTGATTACAATTCAGAGAAATTCCTAAGTAGCAAAAGGGATAATGCATCCAAGTCTCCACGTAGCAGCGGCAGAGCTGAGTCTGGGGGTTCTTCAAATCTTTGTAAACTATTAAGGTTATGATCAACTAGTTTAGCCATGTGGTCAGTAACTTTCTTGTGGTCTCTAGGAATATGTCAAATTCGCGCACTCCACTTGCATTTTAGGATCTAATCAATTAGTCGCAGCTCTATCATTATATTAACAGAAATCCCTCCAGCCAAAATCGATTCAACTACCATCACATTGTCACATTCTAGATCCAAATGGTGTTTTATTAATTTCTAACACtaacttcttaaaaatataaacaaaaagggTTGTGTACTAAATTGGATAATTTCAACCATAAAACAATTCATAGACGTGGAACAACtctattttaaaagttgaaagctttggttaggaagtttaaggatcaaattgatagaatttgtaaatgtgaatggttaaatttattgaattatttagaagtaagatcaaattgataaaacatGTAAATATGGAGGACCAAATGTGTTActataccaattaaaaaaaagGCTTTCCATTATTAATTCAATTgtaggtgaccaaaaaagaacAAATTCAAACATTAGtacctaaatgaaaattttttaaaattgggtaACCAAAACAGGAACGCGGGTAAAGTTGGGTGACCGTTTGTATAGTTTACCTTTTTTAGACATTAGCAGCTAAACTTTAATGGTATTTTGCACCAATTACACGataaatcagcaagcaaattgaAGAAGAAATCGGCAACAATTCGCAGCAACAGTAGTTTATACGAGTCAATAAAGTcagcaaaagaaaacaaaattaagttGATTGATATGAGCTGCAGTTAGATGAAATAATCGGTGCATTGAAGGGAAGAAAATACGATGATTATCTGGTGCAAAACAACCATAATCGAGCAGCTATTTTGGCGCTAAACGGTAAGCATACAGCAGCAATTTAAATGGGAACAATTGGTGCAATGGAGGGAAATGAAGTAACAAAAGGAATTCCATTAAAACCAGCAACAATAGCAAAGTAATGGATTGTGGAACAGCTGGTTATTAATCACTAATAGCAGCAGCAAAAACAGCGAAAGCGTGACAAACTTTAGTGTTTTCTTGAAAGCAAACAGCAACTAGCTGATGAAGCAAATAATTGATGAATGGCGTGGGAAATTTTGAGGTCATTTGAGCGGTAACTGAAGTAACAATTAAGGAAAATAATCGATGATAGATGGAGTGGATATGTAGTTGTTGAAGTTGACATGCATGCAGCACATGAACAGCCAAGGAGCAGACCATGCAGCCCAAGTTATGTGGATGAAATGTGAAGATCAAGCTGTTGTAGTATTTCTGGATGAAGTACATGCAGCTACTGAAGTTGATGCTACTATTCAATTTCGGTTTTATTTTGCTACTTTAAGTaatattttgtaacttagttCAATTAGAACTAAGTAGGTAATGTATTTAATGTAATTGAGTGCTGATAAGATTGATAGATCAGCTTACCTAATTGTGCAAGTTGTGTTGTGCAAGTTGCAATGTGCAAGTTGTGCAAGTTGCAATGAGACTTAAAGGTAGTAGGTAGAACTTGTTAATGTTGACCAACTTATGACTGGTATATATATTGACATTATGCCATCTTTTGAATTAAtgaatttcaatagaaatcattcaagaaaaatactctctcaattttTGGTTTCATAATTCAAGCTAGATTTTGTTCATTTGCTCAAAAAACCTCCAAACTTGAATATCAAGCTTTTGTCATTCTTTATCCGGATTTATTACATTGTTGCTCAAGTTTTTGACTGAGCTTCATACTTCCTCCGGATTAATTGTTCCAAAACctcaacaattggtatctagagccctATTCTTAGTGGACTTGCCATTTTCAATTCTTAAAACCATGTCTTCATCAAGATTCTCACCAGCACCACCACCAATCTTTAATATTGAAGGCTACCACATCTGGGTAGtaaaaatgaagacctacctgcagGCATTTGATTTGTGGGAGGTTTTCAACTCAGATGTTAAACCAGCACCTCTAAGAGCCAATCCAACAATGGCTCAAATCAGACAACATGCAGATGAAAGAACCAAAAGGCAAaaagccatgtcttgcatccaaaacagtgtgtctgatgtgattttcacaagaatCATGGCTTGCGAGCCACCAAAGCAGGCCTGGGATAAGCTGAATGAGGAGTTCTAAGGGACTGAGAGAATAAGGCAGCAACAGCTACTGAATTTGAAAAGGGATTTTGAAAacttgaagatgaaagagaaagAAATAGTGAAGCAATACTCAGACAGAATCATGGATGTAGTAAATAGCATAAGGCTACTTGGAGAACAGTTTAGTGAAGCAAGAATTGTAGAGAAGGTGATCTCAACCTTACCTAAAAGGTATGAGGCAAAGATCTCATCTCTTGAAGACTTAAGAGACCTGTCAAGCATCTCCTTGACTAAGCTAATCAATGTTctttatgctcaagagcaaaggaaAGCAAGTAGATtggaggagcatcaagaaggtgccttcCAAGCCAAAAGCAGACCAGCTTCAAACTCCTCTGCCTACAAGGGGAAGAAAACCAGGAAAGACAAACCTAGAGCAGATGGTGCAAGAAGATATCCACCCTACCCACACTGCAGAAGGCTAAGTCATCTGGGTGAAGTATGTTGGTTCAGACCAGATGTGCAGTGCAAAATCTGCAAAAAGAGTGGCCATGCTGAAAAAGTTTGCAGAAACAAAGGCAAACAGAGGCCAAATCAAACTCAGCAACCTAGAGCTGAAGCTCAAGTAGCAGAAGATGACATTAACCAAGAAGAGTAAGTCTTTGCAGTCTTTTGCTTAGCTGCAAAAGGAAAGGCCACAAAAAATGGCTGATTGACAATGGATGTACTAACCACATGACTCCAAATGCTGCCATCTTCAAGAAAATTGACAGAAGCTTCAAAACAAGGGTGAAGGTTGGAAATGGACACTTCATCAAAGCTAAAGGCAAAGGAGATGTGCAAATTAACACTCCTACAGGTACCAAACTTGTCTCTAGTGTACTTTTGGTGCTTGAAATAGATAGAAACCTGCTCATTATAGCTCAGTTGCTAGAAAAGGGCTACTCTGTAGTGTTCAAAGGCAATGAGTGTCTAATCAGTGACCCAAGTGGATCCAAGCTCATGTCAGTAACCATGGCTGACAAAAGCTTTATTGTGGACTGGAGCAAGGGCTCAAACAGTGCCTACACAGCTGTTCAAGATAAATCCAAGCTGTAGCACAAAAGACTTGGCCATGTCAACTACAACTCAATGACTGAGCTAACCAAAGAAGATTTGGCTGAAAACTTCACTAACTCAGTTGAAAAAGAAGAAGTTTGTGAAGTATGTTAGCTAGGAAAAAAAGCTAGACTATCATTTCCTACAAACAAAGCCTAGAGAGCTTCTGAAAGACTACAACTTGtacacactgatgtgtgtggtcCAATAAAGACTCAATCTCTGAATGGCAAAAGgtatttcatcttattcattgatgattactcgagatattgctggatttattttttgaaaacagaaatcaTAAGTGGCCTCAgtatttttgaagtttaaagcTGCAGTAGAGACTGAAACAAGTTACAAGTTGAAGACATTgaggtctgataatgggactgagtataCTTCATCCGGTTTTTATACCTTTTGTGACGAAGCGAGTATAAAAAACTAGCTCACCAACACTTATACACCTcaacaaaatggtgtaagtgaaagaaAAAACAGAAGCTTGATGGATATAGCTAGGTGCCTAATGCTTGAAAGAAATTTACCTAAgacattttgggcagaagcagttaACACTGCTATTTACCTCCAAAATAGGCTCCCAACCAAGGCTTTAACTTAAAAAACTCCATTCGAGGCCTTGTTCGGGTTCAAACCATCATTAGCTCACCTGAGAAGGGACAAGTTGACCAAGAAGGCTCAACCTGCCATATTGGTGGGCTATAGCAATGTTAAGAAGGGTTATAGGATACTTGATCCTTCAACAAACAAGGTCTCTATAAGCATAGATCTTGTATTCGATGAGAAGTCAAGCTAGAACTGGGATAAAAATGAACCAGAAATCATTGCTGAAGTTTTGATGATAGATCAGACTGAAGCTGATCAAAATGGTCCTAAAATGGACATTGATTATGAACCAGTCAAGGGCACTAGAC
Protein-coding sequences here:
- the LOC107887549 gene encoding uncharacterized protein, giving the protein MSSSRFSPAPPPIFNIEGYHIWVVKMKTYLQAFDLWEVFNSDVKPAPLRANPTMAQIRQHADERTKRQKAMSCIQNRTERIRQQQLLNLKRDFENLKMKEKEIVKQYSDRIMDVVNSIRLLGEQFSEARIVEKVISTLPKRYEAKISSLEDLRDLSSISLTKLINVLYAQEQRKASRLEEHQEGAFQAKSRPASNSSAYKGKKTRKDKPRADGARRYPPYPHCRRLSHLGEVCWFRPDVQCKICKKSGHAEKVCRNKGKQRPNQTQQPRAEAQVAEDDINQEE